One Brevibacterium spongiae DNA segment encodes these proteins:
- a CDS encoding MOSC domain-containing protein, which translates to MRAARLFRFPVKGFPAEELTEAHVVKGRGIRGDRVAAFTNGSLDVPTDAWHSYSAFTVLKNDTELQKWRVGVDVAEESATVTLTTPTGESTTFATDDADGRAASARFLSENIPPQGTHVRALAVADQGMFDSRRSGISIINPATVAAISATEEGRAALGTVRDELDPLRFRGNVLVEGLAPFEEFALIGSIIRLGGVRLAIRSSIERCPATTVNPETKAVDVNVPRVLNSACGHLHCGIYGEILETGDVTVGDEITIEGQAPRELVKVARTPRFMTVVGRQQICNDIVEVALRDDLGWIREFDEPGMNLRVHLELGAPFWRTYTITDVDEDIVRIAVRTQGKGSLAVAALEEGERILTSGPHGTMTASRVFGGTTALITAGIGITPSLGLLRGEGLSELPGTDRIRLFHVDRDHRTACLWNRLQDRAAGGRVPVDAHHRDTATGGRPSHRELVDWVAGCDNVMVCGPRDFTAAVLAASDEAGVPAVHQETFASPNTGMSEAIAACTPAEVTLENSGTSFMWQPQEGTLLESLEARGLRSPSSCRGGSCGTCAVSLTAGSVHYPIEPAARVDADEVLVCSAVPAGPISLHL; encoded by the coding sequence ATGCGTGCTGCCCGTCTGTTCCGTTTCCCCGTCAAGGGGTTCCCTGCCGAAGAGCTCACCGAGGCTCACGTGGTCAAGGGGCGCGGAATCCGCGGTGACCGCGTCGCCGCGTTCACCAACGGCAGCCTCGACGTCCCCACTGACGCCTGGCATTCCTATTCCGCCTTCACGGTGCTCAAGAACGACACCGAACTGCAGAAATGGCGCGTGGGCGTCGATGTCGCCGAGGAATCCGCGACCGTGACGCTGACGACGCCCACGGGGGAGTCGACGACCTTCGCCACGGATGATGCGGACGGCAGAGCCGCCTCGGCGAGGTTCCTGTCCGAGAATATACCCCCTCAGGGTACACATGTACGAGCCTTGGCGGTCGCGGACCAGGGAATGTTCGACTCGCGGCGTTCGGGGATCTCGATCATCAACCCGGCCACGGTCGCGGCGATCTCCGCCACCGAGGAGGGGCGTGCGGCCCTCGGCACTGTCAGGGATGAACTCGATCCGCTGCGTTTCCGCGGCAACGTCCTGGTCGAGGGCCTCGCCCCGTTCGAGGAGTTCGCGCTCATCGGGTCGATCATCCGCCTCGGCGGGGTGCGCCTGGCGATCCGGTCCTCGATCGAACGGTGCCCGGCGACGACGGTCAACCCCGAGACGAAGGCCGTCGACGTCAACGTCCCACGCGTGCTCAACTCCGCTTGCGGACATCTGCACTGCGGGATCTACGGCGAGATCCTCGAAACCGGAGACGTCACGGTCGGCGACGAGATCACCATCGAGGGCCAGGCCCCGCGCGAGCTGGTCAAGGTCGCCCGGACCCCGCGTTTCATGACCGTGGTCGGCCGGCAGCAGATCTGCAATGACATCGTCGAGGTGGCACTGCGCGACGATCTCGGGTGGATCCGCGAATTCGACGAACCGGGCATGAACCTGCGCGTCCACCTCGAGCTCGGTGCGCCGTTCTGGCGGACGTACACGATCACCGACGTCGACGAGGATATCGTGCGCATCGCCGTGCGCACCCAGGGCAAGGGGTCGCTGGCCGTGGCCGCACTCGAGGAGGGGGAGCGCATCCTCACCTCCGGTCCGCACGGAACCATGACCGCCTCCCGCGTCTTCGGTGGGACGACGGCACTGATCACAGCCGGAATCGGCATCACCCCGAGCCTCGGACTGCTCCGCGGTGAGGGACTGAGCGAGCTGCCGGGCACCGACCGGATCAGACTCTTCCACGTCGACCGCGACCACCGCACCGCGTGCCTGTGGAATCGTCTCCAGGACCGCGCCGCCGGAGGCCGGGTCCCCGTCGACGCCCATCACCGCGATACCGCGACCGGCGGGCGGCCGAGCCACCGGGAGCTCGTCGACTGGGTGGCCGGCTGCGACAACGTCATGGTCTGCGGACCTCGCGACTTCACCGCCGCGGTGCTCGCCGCCAGCGATGAAGCAGGGGTCCCCGCCGTCCATCAGGAGACCTTCGCCTCCCCGAACACCGGCATGAGCGAGGCCATCGCCGCCTGCACGCCCGCCGAGGTGACTCTGGAGAACTCCGGAACGAGCTTCATGTGGCAACCGCAGGAGGGCACCCTGCTCGAATCCTTGGAAGCGCGCGGACTCCGGTCTCCGAGCTCCTGCCGCGGCGGGTCGTGCGGAACCTGCGCGGTGTCCCTGACCGCCGGATCCGTGCACTACCCGATCGAACCGGCGGCCCGGGTCGACGCGGACGAGGTGCTCGTGTGCTCTGCGGTTCCGGCGGGACCGATCAGCCTCCATCTCTGA
- a CDS encoding metal-sensitive transcriptional regulator codes for MTEHHGYTPQKDALARRMKRIEGQVRGIGKMIDDDKYCIDILTQISAATAALHAVSINLLEEHIAHCVVDAAATGDDEAARKKVEEASAAISRLIKS; via the coding sequence ATGACTGAGCACCATGGATACACCCCGCAGAAGGACGCTCTCGCGCGGAGGATGAAGCGGATCGAAGGACAGGTCCGCGGCATCGGGAAGATGATCGATGACGACAAGTACTGCATCGACATCCTCACCCAGATCTCCGCCGCGACAGCCGCACTGCATGCGGTCTCCATCAACCTCCTCGAAGAGCACATCGCTCACTGCGTGGTCGACGCCGCCGCAACCGGCGACGACGAAGCCGCGCGGAAGAAGGTCGAGGAGGCATCAGCCGCCATCTCCCGACTCATCAAGAGCTGA
- a CDS encoding heavy-metal-associated domain-containing protein, which yields MTTTTITVTGMTCGHCEAAVKEELGALEGVTDVAVDLNAGGDSPVTITSADALDDAAIRAAVDEAGYEVK from the coding sequence ATGACCACCACGACCATCACCGTCACGGGAATGACCTGCGGACACTGCGAGGCCGCCGTCAAGGAAGAGCTCGGCGCGCTCGAGGGTGTCACGGATGTCGCCGTCGATCTCAACGCCGGGGGCGACTCCCCGGTCACGATCACCTCGGCGGATGCCCTCGACGATGCGGCGATCCGCGCCGCAGTCGATGAGGCCGGCTACGAGGTGAAGTGA
- a CDS encoding heavy metal translocating P-type ATPase, protein MSREVELDITGMTCASCSARIEKKLTRLDGVTAEVNLPLETAHVVIDSELSDDDITAAVEKAGYCATVRDPAGSGSGSDPEIVDYDPRHLRPRFIGSLILAVPIVAISMVMSWHFTGWQWVAAILALPVVTWGAWPFHSAAYKAARGGSTTMDTLVSVGITVASLYSYVTLGRAVVDGHGWAVPEDYHVWFEAAAAITVFLLIGKLTEDRAKSRATAALKALLDLGAKSATVLRAGPDGSRTEVQVPIDELTVGDVFLVRPGEKIATDGEVLTGHSAIDEAMLTGESVPVEVTPGDPVTGATINVSGALEVRATRVGADTTLAAMADLVSRAQTGKPAVQRLADRISAVFVPIVFGIAVLTLLIWGLSTGDWAAGLHAGLTVLIIACPCALGLATPTALAVSSGRGSQLGILVSGPEALESTRSIDTVVLDKTGTLTTGVMSLAGTDLSPADFAILARLESRSEHPIARAIVDASPGIVNTGSAGSVSTEADSTESVDGPAGAASARSVETSADAPVTDFENIPGGGLRAMIDGSDVLAGRPDLLRERGISVDYPADSVPRGATLVALAVDGEFRGLSFVSDEAKPSAAEAIAELHSLGLDTVLLTGDNEQAAHVVAEALGITEVRADVRPEGKVSVVTELQEQGRAVAMVGDGVNDAAALAGADLGIAMGSGTDAAMAASDITMVKSDPRQIPQAIRLSRRTLGLIKGNLFWAFAYNTAAIPIAAFGLLNPMIAGAAMAFSSVFVVLNSLRLLRFR, encoded by the coding sequence ATGTCACGCGAGGTCGAACTCGACATCACGGGGATGACCTGCGCGTCCTGTTCGGCTCGGATCGAGAAGAAGCTCACCCGCCTCGACGGGGTCACCGCGGAGGTCAACCTGCCGCTGGAGACCGCGCACGTGGTCATCGACTCCGAACTCAGCGATGACGACATCACCGCAGCCGTCGAGAAGGCCGGCTACTGTGCCACGGTGCGCGATCCCGCCGGTTCGGGCAGCGGGTCGGACCCGGAGATCGTCGACTACGACCCCAGGCACCTGCGACCGAGATTCATCGGCTCGCTCATCCTGGCCGTGCCGATCGTGGCGATCTCCATGGTCATGAGCTGGCACTTCACCGGCTGGCAGTGGGTGGCGGCGATCCTCGCCCTGCCCGTCGTCACCTGGGGTGCGTGGCCGTTCCACTCGGCGGCGTACAAGGCCGCCCGCGGCGGGTCGACGACGATGGACACCCTCGTCAGCGTCGGCATCACCGTCGCCAGCCTGTACTCCTACGTCACGCTCGGACGGGCCGTGGTCGACGGGCACGGCTGGGCCGTGCCCGAGGATTACCACGTGTGGTTCGAGGCGGCCGCCGCGATCACCGTATTCCTGCTCATCGGCAAGCTCACCGAGGATCGCGCGAAGTCCCGTGCCACTGCGGCGCTCAAGGCCCTGCTCGACCTCGGCGCGAAGTCCGCGACAGTGCTGCGCGCTGGCCCGGACGGATCCCGCACCGAGGTGCAGGTGCCCATCGATGAGCTGACCGTCGGAGACGTGTTCCTCGTGCGTCCCGGCGAGAAGATCGCCACCGACGGTGAGGTGCTGACCGGGCACTCGGCGATCGACGAAGCGATGCTCACCGGCGAATCCGTCCCTGTCGAGGTCACTCCCGGCGACCCGGTCACCGGAGCCACGATCAACGTCTCGGGCGCCCTCGAGGTGCGGGCCACTCGCGTCGGCGCGGATACGACGCTGGCGGCCATGGCCGACCTCGTCAGCCGTGCACAGACCGGAAAGCCTGCCGTCCAGCGTCTGGCGGATCGGATCTCGGCGGTGTTCGTGCCGATCGTCTTCGGCATTGCCGTGCTCACGCTGCTCATCTGGGGGCTGTCCACCGGCGATTGGGCCGCGGGTCTGCATGCCGGTCTCACGGTCCTCATCATCGCCTGCCCCTGTGCGCTGGGCCTGGCCACGCCGACAGCGTTGGCCGTGTCGTCCGGCCGCGGATCGCAGCTGGGCATCCTCGTCTCCGGCCCCGAGGCGCTCGAGTCGACGCGTTCGATCGACACGGTCGTCCTCGACAAGACCGGCACTCTGACCACGGGTGTGATGAGCCTGGCCGGCACCGACCTGTCGCCGGCAGACTTCGCGATCCTGGCACGTTTGGAATCGCGCAGCGAGCATCCGATCGCCCGCGCCATCGTCGATGCCTCACCCGGCATCGTCAATACCGGTTCGGCCGGATCGGTCTCGACGGAGGCTGACTCGACTGAATCGGTCGACGGTCCGGCGGGAGCCGCCTCGGCGAGGTCGGTCGAAACCTCGGCCGACGCACCGGTCACGGATTTCGAGAACATTCCCGGCGGCGGCCTGCGGGCCATGATCGACGGCTCGGATGTTCTCGCCGGTCGCCCGGACCTGCTGCGCGAGCGCGGAATCTCAGTGGACTACCCGGCCGATTCGGTTCCGCGCGGGGCCACGCTCGTGGCGCTTGCGGTCGACGGCGAGTTCCGGGGACTGAGCTTCGTCTCCGACGAGGCCAAGCCTTCGGCGGCCGAGGCCATCGCCGAGCTGCACTCGCTCGGCCTCGACACCGTGCTGCTCACCGGTGACAACGAGCAGGCGGCCCACGTGGTCGCCGAGGCGCTCGGGATCACCGAGGTGCGCGCCGACGTCCGCCCCGAAGGCAAGGTCTCCGTGGTCACCGAGCTCCAGGAGCAGGGTCGGGCCGTGGCGATGGTCGGCGACGGAGTCAACGACGCCGCCGCTCTGGCCGGAGCCGATCTGGGCATCGCGATGGGTTCGGGCACGGATGCCGCCATGGCCGCCTCGGACATCACCATGGTGAAGTCCGATCCGCGCCAGATCCCGCAGGCCATCCGGCTCTCGCGCAGAACTCTGGGGCTCATCAAGGGCAACCTGTTCTGGGCATTCGCCTACAACACTGCGGCGATCCCGATCGCGGCCTTCGGACTGCTCAACCCGATGATCGCAGGGGCCGCAATGGCGTTCTCATCGGTGTTCGTCGTCCTCAACAGCCTCCGCCTCCTCCGGTTCAGGTAA
- a CDS encoding response regulator transcription factor: MHIVLVEDDEVIRETTQIGLERFDYTVSAFADGREGYEFVSANGADVLLLDLMLPTMNGASICRAVRERSTIPIIIISARSDAIDIVQALEAGADDYLTKPFDMQVLNARIRAVVRRFITTGTDRFGYSPSPEADEHQETVIGPGGMVTGEGIPEVLGASPGMDTRDRLRAQLESDDTYLGAGGKFTTAPEAADDEEAIGGGAGVPPRPSDAPSVQSGSAGDDGLGPFRTRLGSLVLDTGRLTVEIDGEEVHLTPTELRVLLLLTEQPEHVYSREKIAFTVWGYEWAGDSRVVDVHIQRLRKKIGANMIETVRGFGYRFAG, from the coding sequence ATGCATATAGTTCTGGTCGAGGATGACGAGGTCATCCGGGAAACGACCCAGATCGGGCTCGAACGCTTCGATTACACGGTCTCGGCCTTCGCCGACGGCCGCGAGGGGTATGAGTTCGTCTCCGCCAACGGCGCCGACGTCCTCCTCCTCGACCTCATGCTGCCGACGATGAACGGCGCCTCCATCTGCCGTGCCGTCCGTGAGCGCTCGACGATCCCGATCATCATCATCTCCGCCCGCTCCGACGCCATCGACATCGTCCAGGCCCTCGAAGCCGGCGCCGACGACTACCTCACCAAGCCCTTCGACATGCAGGTCCTCAACGCGCGGATCCGCGCCGTCGTGCGCCGTTTCATCACCACCGGAACCGACCGGTTCGGCTACTCCCCCTCCCCCGAGGCGGACGAACATCAGGAGACCGTGATCGGCCCCGGCGGCATGGTCACCGGCGAAGGCATTCCCGAGGTCCTCGGTGCCAGCCCGGGAATGGACACCCGGGATCGACTGCGAGCGCAGCTCGAATCCGATGACACCTACCTCGGTGCCGGTGGAAAATTCACCACCGCCCCCGAGGCGGCCGACGACGAAGAGGCCATCGGCGGTGGCGCCGGGGTTCCTCCTCGCCCCAGCGACGCCCCTTCGGTGCAGTCCGGCTCGGCCGGCGACGACGGACTCGGTCCGTTCCGCACCCGCCTCGGTTCACTCGTTCTCGATACCGGCCGCCTGACCGTCGAGATCGACGGCGAGGAGGTCCACCTCACCCCGACCGAGCTGCGTGTCCTCCTGCTGCTCACCGAACAGCCCGAGCACGTCTATTCGCGGGAGAAGATCGCGTTCACGGTGTGGGGATACGAATGGGCCGGTGATTCGCGCGTCGTCGATGTCCACATCCAGCGCCTGCGGAAGAAGATCGGGGCGAACATGATCGAAACCGTTCGCGGATTCGGTTACCGCTTCGCAGGCTGA
- a CDS encoding sensor histidine kinase has product MSLRWKISLLIVASVIIAVLSCSIVLRQSAARAEDDRMRSTVTEQLTNATTIFSETGVLTLNARFDDPQLPKDARSAALKGQSVTIRSKVDGEEIVWAAAPIEVGEYTEVVSVRASTKDSQELIGRIDQALLVGMIGSALVVGGVGSIVAGRISRRLTLGAQAARKIAGGDTSTRIADVIDESDQEVWAFATAVDTAVARLTERIDSEQRFTADLAHEMRTPLTGLVNAANLLEEDSRPAELVKDRVVRMQVLVEDLLEVSRLDAGRANPEFTRVDVDQAIRSLLGTMEASGALAGHEIDTHMAALNSTLVTDVRRFERIISNLLVNAMKHGGDPIRLETSTRSIIVTDSGPGYPPDIVNTGPTRFVSAGGGGMGLGLVIAQGQARLLGIKLIFSNDSVTGGARTEVVFPSEEAQDRALRQYIESKSE; this is encoded by the coding sequence ATGTCGCTGCGCTGGAAGATCTCACTGCTCATCGTCGCCTCGGTGATCATCGCCGTCCTCTCCTGTTCGATCGTGTTGCGCCAATCCGCGGCCCGAGCCGAGGACGATCGGATGCGCTCGACGGTGACCGAGCAGCTGACGAACGCGACCACCATCTTCTCCGAGACCGGGGTGCTCACCCTCAACGCCCGCTTCGATGACCCGCAGCTGCCCAAGGACGCGCGGAGTGCGGCGCTCAAAGGCCAGAGCGTGACGATCCGGTCCAAGGTCGACGGTGAGGAGATCGTGTGGGCCGCCGCCCCCATCGAGGTCGGCGAGTACACCGAAGTGGTCTCCGTGCGCGCCTCGACGAAGGACAGCCAGGAACTCATCGGCCGCATCGACCAGGCCCTGCTGGTGGGCATGATCGGTTCGGCCCTCGTCGTCGGCGGTGTCGGCTCGATCGTGGCCGGACGCATCTCACGCCGACTCACCCTCGGCGCACAGGCGGCCAGAAAGATCGCCGGCGGCGACACCTCCACCCGCATCGCCGATGTCATCGACGAATCCGATCAGGAGGTGTGGGCCTTCGCCACGGCCGTCGACACCGCGGTGGCCCGGCTGACCGAACGCATCGACTCCGAGCAGCGCTTCACCGCCGACCTCGCGCACGAGATGCGCACCCCGCTGACCGGGCTCGTCAATGCCGCGAACCTGCTCGAGGAGGACTCCCGACCGGCCGAACTGGTCAAGGACCGGGTCGTGCGCATGCAGGTCCTCGTCGAGGATCTCCTCGAGGTCTCCCGCCTCGACGCGGGGCGGGCGAATCCCGAGTTCACCCGCGTCGACGTCGACCAGGCGATCCGTTCTCTGCTCGGCACGATGGAAGCTTCGGGAGCCTTGGCCGGGCATGAGATCGACACCCATATGGCGGCTCTGAATTCGACGCTGGTCACCGATGTGCGCCGCTTCGAACGCATCATCTCGAACCTGCTCGTCAACGCGATGAAGCACGGCGGCGACCCGATCCGCCTCGAAACGTCGACCCGCAGCATCATCGTCACGGACTCCGGGCCCGGCTATCCGCCCGACATCGTCAACACCGGTCCGACCCGCTTCGTCTCCGCGGGCGGCGGAGGTATGGGCCTCGGCCTCGTCATCGCCCAGGGCCAGGCGCGCCTGCTCGGCATCAAACTCATCTTCAGCAACGACTCGGTTACGGGCGGTGCCCGCACCGAGGTGGTCTTCCCCAGCGAAGAGGCCCAGGATCGGGCGCTGAGACAATACATCGAGAGTAAGAGCGAATGA
- a CDS encoding M15 family metallopeptidase, translating to MSEPSSTAEPQVRRRDLHRRRSTPFTRARAAKATASASDASTHTASVPADRNESSAGLTAAATPSSSAASSSSHTTPASAPLPTRREAMAAEAQATGVSPRRAAMARETAAARSTSTFGSPAGQTPRRISAGAAESRGSDGALLKSVRKRKLRTASTLAAVSVAGAATAVTMLVNNLGGGAEVKTDPNAAGEPAAISPEKVNADVPESKGKSSIEIGAPSAKQKNVEAASRAIEKSALPGCDAKQNFNQSAGNGELPEEWLCDLGKEDHRLRADAAVSFAKMNAAYKKDTGKELEITDSYRDMAGQVSVAGRKPGLAAKPGTSLHGWGIALDLGGGVEAKSGAWSWLVEHGDEYGWENPDWAKASMYEPWHWEYKPARSSIKGN from the coding sequence ATGTCAGAGCCATCCTCGACCGCAGAGCCACAGGTGCGTCGACGGGATCTGCACCGGCGGCGGTCGACGCCCTTCACCCGGGCACGTGCCGCGAAGGCCACCGCCTCGGCCTCCGATGCGTCGACCCATACCGCCTCGGTGCCGGCTGACCGCAACGAGTCCTCCGCCGGCCTCACCGCCGCAGCGACCCCTTCCTCGTCCGCTGCGTCCTCGTCCTCCCACACCACTCCTGCCTCCGCTCCCCTGCCGACACGGCGGGAAGCGATGGCTGCCGAGGCTCAGGCCACCGGCGTCTCCCCGCGTCGGGCCGCCATGGCCCGCGAGACCGCCGCAGCCCGGTCGACCTCAACGTTCGGTTCCCCCGCCGGTCAGACGCCGCGCCGCATCAGCGCCGGTGCTGCCGAAAGCCGCGGATCCGACGGTGCACTCCTCAAGTCCGTGCGCAAGCGGAAGCTGCGGACTGCCTCGACGCTGGCCGCGGTCTCAGTGGCCGGAGCCGCTACTGCGGTGACCATGCTGGTGAACAACCTCGGCGGTGGGGCCGAGGTCAAGACTGATCCGAACGCCGCCGGCGAGCCCGCGGCGATCAGCCCCGAGAAGGTCAACGCCGACGTTCCCGAGTCGAAGGGGAAGTCGTCGATCGAGATCGGCGCCCCGAGCGCGAAGCAGAAGAATGTCGAAGCGGCGTCTCGCGCCATCGAGAAGAGCGCCCTGCCCGGCTGCGATGCGAAGCAGAACTTCAATCAGTCCGCCGGCAACGGCGAGCTGCCCGAGGAATGGCTGTGCGACCTCGGCAAGGAAGACCATCGCCTGCGTGCCGATGCCGCGGTCTCCTTCGCGAAGATGAATGCCGCGTACAAGAAGGACACGGGCAAGGAACTCGAGATCACCGACTCCTACCGTGACATGGCCGGTCAGGTCTCGGTCGCCGGTCGCAAGCCGGGACTGGCTGCGAAGCCGGGCACCTCGCTGCACGGCTGGGGCATCGCACTCGACCTCGGCGGCGGCGTCGAAGCGAAGTCCGGAGCCTGGAGCTGGCTCGTCGAGCACGGTGACGAATACGGCTGGGAGAACCCCGACTGGGCGAAGGCGAGCATGTACGAGCCCTGGCACTGGGAGTACAAGCCTGCTCGGAGCTCGATCAAGGGCAACTGA
- a CDS encoding DUF1990 family protein codes for MTLTHPRSPRWLERPDGYRHFESASFVGRGKDTFDRCAEELLHWQVKVRSGFDIEVGERGGSGDRSRSGERGVGPPRVEAGQEPTIRVRLGPFRLPEPSRVIDVFETRDRCGFTYATKPGHPVTGEESFILNRTEDDRVFLVLRSVSRAGAGIWLLAEPLVRLAQVIYRRRYSRALRG; via the coding sequence GTGACACTGACCCATCCACGCTCGCCGAGGTGGCTGGAGCGTCCCGACGGCTACCGGCACTTCGAGTCGGCGTCCTTCGTCGGGCGGGGCAAGGACACATTCGACCGCTGCGCCGAGGAGCTGCTGCACTGGCAGGTGAAGGTCCGCAGCGGATTCGACATCGAGGTCGGTGAGCGCGGAGGGAGCGGGGACCGCAGCAGATCAGGTGAGCGCGGAGTCGGGCCGCCCCGTGTCGAGGCGGGACAGGAGCCGACGATCCGCGTCCGCCTGGGTCCGTTCCGACTGCCCGAGCCGTCCCGCGTCATCGACGTGTTCGAGACGAGAGATCGCTGCGGATTCACCTATGCCACGAAACCAGGGCATCCGGTCACCGGCGAGGAGTCATTCATCCTCAACCGCACCGAGGATGACAGGGTATTCCTCGTCCTGCGCTCGGTCTCCCGCGCAGGAGCGGGAATCTGGCTGCTCGCCGAGCCTCTCGTCAGACTGGCGCAGGTGATCTATCGACGCCGCTACAGCAGGGCGCTGCGTGGATGA
- a CDS encoding MaoC family dehydratase, translating to MRTINGIDEIESLIGTELGKSEWTTMDQDAINTFADVTDDHQWIHVDEARAAEGPYGATIVHGFFTLSLIPKFSSEIFTIEGVSIRVNYGLNKVRFLQPVVVGSRLRGKVEVKDVIRGEKGTQVILNHTIEIEDQERPACIAEVVTLLIE from the coding sequence ATGCGCACCATCAACGGCATCGACGAAATCGAATCGCTCATCGGCACCGAGCTCGGCAAGTCCGAGTGGACGACGATGGACCAAGACGCCATCAACACCTTCGCCGATGTCACCGACGACCACCAGTGGATCCACGTCGATGAAGCCCGCGCCGCCGAGGGCCCCTACGGCGCGACCATCGTCCACGGGTTCTTCACGCTCTCGCTCATCCCGAAGTTCTCCTCCGAGATCTTCACCATCGAAGGCGTGTCCATCCGCGTCAACTACGGGCTCAACAAGGTCCGCTTCCTCCAGCCCGTCGTCGTCGGCTCGCGCCTGCGCGGGAAGGTTGAGGTCAAGGACGTCATCCGCGGCGAGAAGGGCACGCAGGTCATCCTCAACCACACGATCGAGATCGAGGATCAGGAACGCCCCGCCTGCATCGCCGAGGTGGTCACCCTCCTCATCGAGTGA
- a CDS encoding endonuclease domain-containing protein yields MDNQASAPQSLDPAQRTARQRSKRTGPRRVERTDPLAKAAGESTAPPELRVEPSSRKLRVRPWMDKPRQLMTAAVPFTRAQGVSRGITRRALDDEQKYRQLGYGVWVETAPTTLVVAPTWADSEWVEERVKLSGLVCVDPDIVACNVTAARLYGLPVPWNADTRVHVAREDNGLSKHRKNVAFHRYEWLRSENFFGLPIITAAQLFIELARVLTVGQLVELGDAAVGRWHGGPLTTIDEIRAELVSRRRVKGRLTAERALGLVRDDVDSPPETRLRLHLIDAGLPEPVVHPAITCSLIGTQLHPDMGYPSIKLAIEYEGDHHRSSPAQFAEDNRRISALQAEGWTVIRVSKGSDMAEIRRLIAHKLRAGGLI; encoded by the coding sequence ATGGATAATCAGGCGTCGGCACCTCAGTCTCTCGACCCTGCTCAGCGGACCGCCCGACAGCGCAGTAAACGCACCGGCCCGCGGCGCGTCGAGCGCACCGACCCTCTGGCCAAGGCAGCTGGGGAATCGACGGCTCCTCCGGAGCTGCGCGTCGAACCGAGCTCGCGGAAGCTGCGTGTCCGCCCCTGGATGGATAAGCCGCGTCAGCTCATGACCGCCGCGGTCCCGTTTACACGGGCGCAGGGCGTATCGCGGGGAATCACACGCCGTGCGTTGGACGATGAGCAGAAATATCGGCAGCTTGGCTACGGCGTGTGGGTCGAAACGGCTCCCACGACTCTGGTCGTCGCCCCGACTTGGGCGGATTCCGAATGGGTCGAAGAACGCGTGAAGCTGTCGGGCCTGGTCTGCGTTGATCCTGATATCGTCGCCTGCAATGTCACTGCGGCACGGCTGTATGGATTGCCGGTGCCTTGGAATGCCGACACACGGGTGCATGTGGCCCGTGAGGACAATGGCCTGTCCAAGCACCGGAAGAATGTTGCCTTCCATCGATACGAATGGCTGCGGTCGGAGAACTTCTTCGGTCTGCCGATCATCACCGCGGCACAGCTGTTCATCGAACTTGCGCGGGTGCTGACGGTCGGGCAACTCGTGGAGCTCGGTGATGCCGCCGTCGGCCGGTGGCACGGAGGGCCGCTGACGACGATTGACGAGATCCGCGCTGAACTTGTTTCCCGGCGCCGAGTGAAAGGACGTCTCACTGCTGAACGGGCACTCGGCTTGGTGCGAGACGATGTCGATTCCCCTCCGGAGACGAGGCTGCGACTGCATCTCATCGACGCAGGTCTGCCTGAACCCGTGGTTCATCCGGCGATCACGTGCTCACTCATCGGAACGCAGCTCCACCCGGACATGGGATATCCGTCGATCAAGCTGGCCATCGAGTACGAGGGCGACCACCACCGCAGCTCGCCTGCACAGTTCGCAGAGGACAATCGCCGTATCTCAGCACTTCAGGCTGAGGGGTGGACGGTCATCCGAGTATCGAAAGGCTCGGACATGGCGGAGATCCGCCGCCTGATCGCCCACAAGCTGCGTGCCGGTGGTCTTATCTGA